Proteins co-encoded in one Bacillota bacterium genomic window:
- a CDS encoding branched-chain amino acid transaminase, with amino-acid sequence MDWIQGKKIWFNGKFVDWQDATINVLSHVVHYGSSVFEGLRCYSTPQGPAIFRLQDHTRRMYDSCKIYRMEIPYTQEEFNEAIIETVRVNNLDACYIRPVVFRGFHQLGVNPLTCPVECAVAAWEWGTYVGEEALEQGADVCTATWSRTRPNTLPALAKAGGNYLNSQLIKMEAIANGYDEGIALDQNGLISEGSGENLFVVRDGVLYTTPRSASILSGITRDSIMVLAKDMGYKVVEENLPREMLYIADEVFFTGTAAEITPIRSVDRIQVGGGRRGPITEKLQKAFFDLVYGRTEDRYGWLTYVKK; translated from the coding sequence ATGGATTGGATTCAAGGAAAAAAGATCTGGTTCAACGGCAAGTTCGTCGATTGGCAAGATGCCACCATCAACGTACTTAGCCACGTGGTGCACTATGGCTCTAGTGTGTTTGAAGGTCTGCGCTGTTATTCCACGCCCCAGGGACCTGCGATCTTCCGCTTACAGGATCATACCAGGCGGATGTACGACTCCTGTAAGATTTACCGCATGGAAATCCCCTATACCCAGGAAGAATTTAACGAAGCGATCATCGAGACGGTGCGCGTTAACAATCTGGATGCTTGTTACATCCGTCCCGTGGTTTTCCGGGGTTTCCATCAGTTGGGCGTAAATCCCCTCACTTGTCCTGTGGAGTGCGCGGTGGCAGCTTGGGAGTGGGGGACCTACGTCGGTGAGGAGGCCCTGGAACAGGGGGCCGATGTGTGTACCGCCACATGGAGCCGGACCCGGCCCAATACCCTTCCGGCCCTGGCGAAAGCGGGGGGCAACTATCTGAATTCGCAGCTCATCAAAATGGAAGCCATCGCCAATGGCTACGATGAGGGCATTGCCCTTGACCAAAATGGGCTGATCAGCGAAGGTAGTGGGGAGAATCTTTTCGTTGTAAGGGATGGCGTTCTTTACACTACACCCCGCAGTGCCTCGATCCTCAGTGGGATCACCCGGGACAGCATCATGGTGTTAGCCAAAGACATGGGCTATAAGGTGGTAGAGGAGAACCTCCCGCGGGAAATGCTCTACATCGCCGATGAGGTCTTCTTCACCGGTACTGCCGCGGAGATTACACCGATCCGTAGTGTTGACCGGATCCAGGTGGGAGGCGGCAGGCGCGGTCCCATCACCGAGAAGCTCCAAAAGGCCTTCTTTGATCTGGTCTATGGTCGGACGGAAGACCGTTACGGGTGGTTGACTTACGTTAAGAAGTAA
- a CDS encoding chromate transporter translates to MIELLLLLGGAFFQIGLFTIGGGYAMLPLIQQATARHGWLTASEFTDILAISEMTPGPIAINAATFVGYRVAGGWGSAVATISVALPSLILVIIISKFLSRFRSNAVVDAIFKILRPTVVGLIAAAAFLLGTSTLFPGWHADFKAIGIALVVGFGLFKFKIHPIWALLAAGLMGVLLF, encoded by the coding sequence ATGATTGAGCTTCTTTTGCTTCTCGGTGGAGCGTTTTTTCAGATTGGTTTGTTCACCATCGGTGGTGGCTACGCCATGCTGCCTCTCATCCAACAGGCGACGGCCCGTCACGGATGGCTTACCGCCAGCGAGTTTACGGATATCCTTGCTATCTCAGAAATGACCCCGGGTCCCATTGCTATCAATGCAGCTACCTTTGTGGGGTATCGGGTGGCGGGGGGTTGGGGTTCGGCGGTGGCGACAATATCGGTGGCCTTACCTTCATTGATCCTTGTGATCATAATCTCGAAGTTCTTGTCGCGATTTCGTTCGAACGCGGTGGTGGATGCGATCTTCAAGATTCTGCGTCCTACGGTGGTGGGGCTCATTGCCGCTGCAGCTTTCCTCCTGGGAACAAGCACTCTGTTTCCGGGTTGGCACGCGGATTTCAAGGCCATTGGGATTGCTTTAGTCGTGGGATTTGGCCTTTTTAAGTTCAAAATACATCCCATCTGGGCTCTGTTGGCAGCGGGCCTGATGGGTGTCCTGTTGTTTTAA
- a CDS encoding chromate transporter translates to MKVGGFTLGGGYAMLPMIEREVIDRRGWVERQEVLDIYAMAQSMPGAIAINSAMFIGYRLRGIPGAVAAAIGMITPSFLVILLIAQGFSRVQDNPIVVKLMRGAGAGVVALIFYAAWSVARRSVKKRLDLAIGLLAFVAVAFNLLSAIMVIILAALYGVASWWYAHRLHRDAGSKELGREAKKADD, encoded by the coding sequence ATGAAAGTAGGTGGTTTCACCCTCGGTGGCGGTTATGCCATGTTGCCGATGATTGAACGGGAGGTCATTGACCGCCGGGGCTGGGTAGAACGGCAGGAAGTCCTGGACATCTATGCCATGGCCCAATCGATGCCCGGAGCCATCGCCATCAACTCGGCGATGTTCATCGGGTACCGACTAAGGGGAATTCCCGGTGCTGTTGCCGCAGCAATTGGCATGATTACACCGTCTTTCCTAGTCATTTTGTTGATCGCGCAGGGCTTTTCCCGAGTGCAGGACAATCCCATCGTGGTAAAGCTAATGCGTGGAGCCGGGGCTGGGGTGGTGGCTTTAATCTTCTATGCGGCGTGGTCTGTAGCCCGCCGTTCTGTGAAGAAGCGACTGGATTTAGCGATTGGGCTCCTGGCCTTTGTGGCGGTGGCTTTCAATTTGCTCTCGGCCATCATGGTGATTATCCTCGCTGCCCTGTATGGGGTTGCCTCTTGGTGGTACGCCCATAGATTACACAGGGACGCTGGATCAAAGGAACTGGGAAGGGAGGCAAAAAAAGCCGATGATTGA